One Cryptosporangium minutisporangium DNA segment encodes these proteins:
- a CDS encoding TetR/AcrR family transcriptional regulator, whose translation MTDRAGSSGDVIPLRRGAGGGVILDGAVRDRLLDATDRLVQQIGSGKTSMADVARGAGVSRGTLYRYFESREVLLDALSNRGADRFFAEAAALMEPQPTLSARLGALSELMVRAIHPDVDDPEANRVAMVRMLGTQGAHALVRTARLLRPFLESARRNGEVRSDLDVADASEWLARIILSFTVFQASIAYTADDPASVASFVQRYAIDGLT comes from the coding sequence ATGACCGACCGAGCCGGATCGAGCGGCGATGTGATTCCGCTGCGCAGAGGGGCCGGTGGTGGCGTGATACTGGACGGGGCGGTCCGCGATCGACTGCTCGACGCGACCGATCGGCTCGTGCAGCAGATCGGTTCCGGGAAGACGAGCATGGCGGACGTCGCACGAGGGGCGGGGGTCTCGCGCGGGACCCTCTACCGCTACTTCGAGTCGAGAGAAGTCCTGCTCGACGCGTTGTCGAACCGTGGCGCGGACCGGTTCTTCGCCGAGGCGGCGGCCCTGATGGAGCCGCAGCCGACGCTCTCCGCCCGGCTCGGCGCACTGTCTGAACTCATGGTGCGGGCGATCCATCCGGATGTCGACGATCCGGAAGCCAATCGGGTGGCCATGGTCCGCATGCTCGGCACCCAGGGCGCGCACGCGCTGGTGCGGACGGCGCGGCTTCTCCGCCCGTTCCTGGAGAGCGCGCGCCGGAACGGCGAGGTGCGGTCCGATCTCGACGTCGCCGATGCCAGCGAGTGGCTGGCCCGAATCATCCTGTCCTTCACGGTGTTCCAGGCGTCGATCGCGTACACGGCGGACGATCCGGCGTCGGTTGCCTCGTTCGTGCAGCGGTACGCGATCGACGGCTTGACGTAG
- a CDS encoding amidohydrolase family protein, translated as MTLTASEQTTSTVVYDRPFDSDNHYYETLDAFTRHLDPKYKDRGIRVIQRGKRTELLAGSELFEFVPNPTFDPVIVPGCQDLLFRGQIPEGVSPRDLMKVEPLSPAYRDHGVRLGMIEEQGLSGVLMLPTLACGVEEALKKDIPALMASASAFNRWLDEDWGFAYQGRIFSAPMLSFADPDAAVTELDWLIERGTRVVYVRPAPIPAGYGRSKPFGAPEYDKVWAKLAEAGIVVAFHLSDSGYNSLAAAWGGPERFVPFRNHNPLSSVLVSDRAIHDTLASVIMGGVLHRHPTLKIASIENGSDFVHLLIKRLRKQANQSPHVFHEDPADTIRKHLWVTPYYEEDIRKLADVIGVDKVLFGSDWPHGEGLETPTDFVKELHAFNEAEKDQIMRTNALDLLGLAY; from the coding sequence ATGACGTTGACGGCTTCGGAGCAGACGACCAGCACGGTGGTCTACGACCGCCCGTTCGACAGCGACAACCACTACTACGAGACGCTGGACGCATTCACCCGCCACCTGGACCCGAAGTACAAGGACCGCGGGATCCGCGTGATCCAGCGCGGCAAGCGCACCGAGTTGCTGGCCGGTAGCGAGCTGTTCGAGTTCGTCCCGAACCCGACGTTCGACCCCGTCATCGTTCCCGGCTGCCAGGACCTGCTCTTCCGCGGCCAGATCCCGGAGGGTGTGAGCCCGCGCGACCTGATGAAGGTCGAGCCGTTGAGCCCCGCCTACCGCGACCACGGCGTGCGACTGGGGATGATCGAGGAGCAGGGCCTGTCCGGCGTGCTCATGCTGCCGACGCTCGCCTGCGGGGTCGAAGAGGCTCTGAAGAAGGACATCCCCGCGCTGATGGCCAGCGCCAGTGCGTTCAACCGCTGGCTGGACGAGGACTGGGGCTTCGCGTACCAGGGCCGGATCTTCTCCGCCCCGATGCTCTCGTTCGCCGACCCCGACGCGGCGGTCACCGAGCTCGACTGGCTCATCGAGCGGGGTACCCGCGTCGTCTACGTGCGACCGGCCCCGATCCCGGCCGGGTACGGCCGCTCCAAGCCCTTCGGTGCGCCGGAGTACGACAAGGTGTGGGCGAAGCTGGCCGAGGCCGGCATCGTGGTCGCCTTCCACCTCAGCGACAGTGGCTACAACTCCTTAGCCGCCGCCTGGGGCGGTCCCGAGCGGTTCGTGCCCTTCCGGAACCACAACCCGCTGTCCAGCGTCCTCGTCTCCGACCGCGCCATTCACGACACCCTCGCCAGCGTCATCATGGGCGGCGTTCTGCACCGGCACCCGACGCTGAAGATCGCCAGCATCGAGAACGGCTCGGACTTCGTCCACCTGCTGATCAAGCGGCTGCGCAAGCAGGCCAACCAGAGCCCGCACGTGTTCCACGAGGACCCGGCCGACACGATCCGCAAGCACCTGTGGGTGACGCCCTACTACGAGGAGGACATCCGCAAGCTCGCCGACGTCATCGGCGTCGACAAGGTGCTGTTCGGCTCGGACTGGCCGCACGGCGAGGGTCTCGAGACGCCGACCGACTTCGTCAAGGAGCTGCACGCCTTCAACGAGGCGGAGAAGGACCAGATCATGCGCACCAACGCCCTCGACTTGCTCGGCCTGGCCTACTGA
- a CDS encoding amidohydrolase family protein gives MPRVHDCLINVHFGDEQQAEYMHRVKNEYFKRADSIFDPWDMSAVLDEMDANGVERAVLTADVRKPGGSPYKFVDAHPDRFSLALGGFDLLKPMPTLRTLQSMVADYPVTSANVGPAFWGDGMYAPDNAVYFPLYTKCAELELPLCMNTGLPGPPIPGEAQNPIYLDRVCVRFPELKLCMIHGADPWWDTAIRLLGKYPNLRLMTSAWAPKYLPESLLHFMRTRGKNKVIFASDAPVLSITRTVGEATKLDLPPEVMDNYLYGNAEQFFFQNLGVHA, from the coding sequence ATGCCGCGGGTCCACGACTGCCTCATCAACGTCCACTTCGGTGACGAGCAGCAGGCCGAGTACATGCACCGCGTCAAGAACGAGTACTTCAAGCGGGCCGACTCCATCTTCGACCCCTGGGACATGTCCGCCGTCCTCGACGAGATGGACGCCAACGGTGTCGAGCGGGCCGTCCTGACCGCCGACGTCCGCAAGCCGGGTGGTTCGCCGTACAAGTTCGTCGACGCCCACCCGGACCGATTCTCCCTCGCGCTGGGTGGATTCGACCTGCTCAAACCGATGCCGACGCTGCGCACGCTGCAGTCGATGGTCGCGGACTACCCGGTCACCTCCGCCAATGTCGGCCCCGCGTTCTGGGGCGACGGAATGTACGCGCCGGACAACGCGGTGTACTTCCCGCTGTACACGAAGTGCGCCGAGCTGGAACTGCCGCTCTGCATGAACACCGGCCTGCCGGGCCCCCCGATCCCCGGCGAGGCGCAGAACCCGATCTACCTCGACCGGGTCTGCGTCCGGTTCCCCGAGCTCAAGCTCTGCATGATCCACGGCGCCGACCCGTGGTGGGACACCGCGATCCGGCTGCTCGGCAAGTACCCCAACCTGCGCCTGATGACCTCGGCCTGGGCACCGAAGTACCTGCCGGAGAGCCTGCTGCACTTCATGCGCACCCGCGGCAAGAACAAGGTCATCTTCGCGTCCGACGCCCCGGTGCTCTCTATCACCCGCACGGTCGGCGAGGCGACGAAGCTCGACCTGCCGCCCGAGGTCATGGACAACTACCTCTACGGCAACGCCGAGCAGTTCTTCTTCCAGAACCTGGGAGTCCACGCATGA
- a CDS encoding enoyl-CoA hydratase/isomerase family protein, with amino-acid sequence MSDLLVERSDGLVTVTFNRPAKKNAINASMWNALDGVLTEVMYDPADRALILTGSGGHFSAGADLGGSPSGTGLTGRPTQAIVHEMRAAGEIVHRLQRLPKPTVAAVDGVAIGVALGLALACDLIVCSDRARFAEVFVKRGLALDGGTSWTLPRQIGLRRAKQLAFFGDFLDAQQAEQWGLVNDVVPADDLAKAAQEWGRRLATGPTTALSLIKRLLDAEGSFEQALEDEARAQHIAYTTEDMKEGIQAFLERRDPNFTGA; translated from the coding sequence ATGAGTGACCTCCTCGTGGAACGTTCCGACGGCCTGGTCACGGTCACGTTCAACCGGCCGGCGAAGAAGAACGCGATCAACGCGTCCATGTGGAACGCGCTGGACGGTGTCCTGACCGAAGTGATGTACGACCCGGCCGACCGCGCGCTGATCCTCACCGGGTCCGGGGGGCACTTCTCCGCAGGCGCCGACCTCGGCGGGAGTCCCAGCGGCACGGGGCTGACCGGACGGCCGACCCAGGCGATCGTGCACGAGATGCGCGCGGCCGGGGAGATCGTCCACCGCCTCCAGCGACTGCCGAAACCCACGGTCGCCGCGGTCGACGGCGTGGCGATCGGAGTCGCCCTGGGGCTCGCTCTCGCCTGCGACCTGATCGTCTGCTCCGACCGGGCCCGCTTCGCGGAGGTCTTCGTCAAACGAGGGCTCGCGCTCGACGGCGGGACGTCGTGGACGCTCCCCCGCCAGATCGGGCTCCGACGGGCGAAGCAGCTGGCGTTCTTCGGAGACTTCCTCGACGCCCAGCAGGCGGAGCAGTGGGGATTGGTCAACGACGTCGTTCCGGCCGACGATCTGGCCAAGGCCGCGCAGGAGTGGGGCCGACGGCTCGCGACCGGGCCGACCACCGCATTGAGCCTCATCAAACGCCTGCTGGATGCCGAAGGAAGCTTCGAGCAGGCCCTCGAGGACGAGGCACGGGCCCAGCACATCGCGTACACCACCGAGGACATGAAAGAAGGCATCCAGGCCTTCCTGGAACGCCGCGACCCGAACTTCACGGGTGCGTGA
- a CDS encoding acyl-CoA dehydrogenase, whose product MTVDLIPAPTEEQAMVLDATVRFIQNEFPLTRVRERVDGRDGVGSGYRKGAAELGWFGMLADETHGGGSASDNGLVDAAMIAAERGAVLQPGPYVGHSVVVHALSTAGGDPRLPDLLQGNSWATWIPGGAELRGSALHGVVGAAAEIDDCAWLLVTARSPEGPAQLLVPTDAPGLTVHPLDGLDLTRRWFRVEFDGVVPDTVIGGPGAETARAVARQEQIAAVLSAAEAVGAMHANFALALEYAKSRIAFGRPIGSFQAIKHLLADTSLWLEMSKAIVANAAEALGQRDVTGGAALAHAAKSFVGERSAELTQNCFQIFGGIGYTWEHDQHLFLRRLAAERVAFGSPSWHRDQLLKLGNL is encoded by the coding sequence ATGACCGTCGATCTGATACCCGCTCCTACCGAGGAGCAGGCGATGGTGCTCGACGCCACCGTCCGGTTCATCCAGAACGAGTTCCCGCTCACCAGGGTCCGGGAGCGGGTCGACGGCCGGGACGGCGTCGGCAGCGGGTACCGGAAAGGCGCGGCCGAGCTGGGCTGGTTCGGCATGCTCGCCGACGAGACGCACGGCGGCGGCAGCGCGTCGGACAACGGCCTGGTCGACGCCGCGATGATCGCCGCGGAACGCGGGGCGGTCCTCCAGCCGGGGCCGTACGTGGGGCACAGCGTCGTCGTGCATGCGCTGTCCACCGCGGGCGGCGACCCGCGGCTCCCGGATCTCCTGCAGGGCAATTCGTGGGCGACGTGGATCCCCGGCGGCGCCGAGCTACGGGGTTCGGCGCTGCACGGCGTCGTCGGGGCTGCGGCCGAGATCGATGACTGCGCCTGGCTGCTGGTCACCGCCCGGTCGCCGGAAGGGCCGGCACAGCTGCTCGTACCGACCGACGCGCCCGGCCTGACGGTCCACCCCCTCGATGGCCTGGACCTGACGCGTCGCTGGTTCCGCGTCGAGTTCGACGGCGTGGTGCCGGACACGGTCATCGGCGGTCCCGGCGCCGAGACCGCACGGGCTGTCGCACGACAGGAGCAGATCGCCGCTGTGCTCTCGGCTGCCGAAGCCGTCGGCGCGATGCACGCGAACTTCGCGCTCGCGCTGGAGTACGCGAAGTCGCGCATCGCGTTCGGACGGCCCATCGGGTCGTTCCAAGCGATCAAGCATCTGCTGGCCGACACCAGCCTGTGGCTGGAGATGTCCAAGGCCATCGTCGCCAACGCGGCCGAAGCGCTGGGACAACGCGACGTGACCGGCGGAGCGGCCCTCGCCCACGCCGCGAAGTCGTTCGTCGGCGAACGTAGCGCCGAGCTGACGCAGAACTGCTTCCAGATCTTCGGCGGGATCGGCTACACCTGGGAGCACGATCAGCACCTGTTCCTCCGCCGGCTCGCCGCCGAGCGGGTCGCGTTCGGCTCACCGTCCTGGCACCGCGACCAACTTCTGAAGCTGGGGAACCTATGA
- a CDS encoding acyl-CoA dehydrogenase family protein, with amino-acid sequence MSEDLDAYRARAREWIATNLERRTPGGRNPMFGSDHRTDAYIAEQRALQRRLWEAGYAGITWPTEYGGQGLGPEYQRAFDEEAKGYARPDFGVIGGTTFGVCATTMLAHGSPEFLERHIPRVLAGDELIAQFFSDPEAGSDLAGVRTQAVKDGDRWILNGSKIWSSGAYLADYGLCLARTNWDAPKHRGLTWFAVPTNAQGVTVQRIKQINGDAEFCQEFFDDVELTDDDIVGQVNDGWTVTQTMLYFERGGGGTATAHAARPIGIAPDLVELATAAGRLGDPHARDLLAKAHVDDLVRAAMARRVGALMAADPVRGANIASYGKLMSGVFDPRRAAFAMELAADHAVVWESSDSPAADAATGLLNGRFMSIAGGTCEMQRNSISERVLGLPREPSFDSRKPFRDVLRDAQNWSGRVG; translated from the coding sequence ATGAGCGAGGACCTGGACGCCTACCGGGCACGAGCCCGGGAGTGGATCGCCACCAACCTGGAACGCCGCACTCCCGGCGGCCGCAACCCGATGTTCGGAAGTGACCACCGCACCGACGCGTACATCGCCGAGCAGCGCGCCCTGCAGCGGCGCCTGTGGGAAGCCGGCTACGCCGGTATCACGTGGCCGACGGAGTACGGCGGGCAGGGGCTGGGGCCGGAGTACCAGCGCGCCTTCGACGAGGAAGCCAAGGGTTACGCTCGCCCCGACTTCGGCGTCATCGGCGGCACGACGTTCGGCGTCTGCGCGACGACCATGCTCGCCCACGGATCACCAGAGTTCCTCGAGCGCCACATTCCCCGGGTGTTGGCCGGGGACGAACTCATCGCCCAGTTCTTCTCTGATCCCGAAGCCGGCTCCGACCTCGCTGGTGTGCGCACTCAAGCGGTGAAGGACGGTGACCGCTGGATCCTCAACGGCTCGAAGATCTGGAGCAGCGGCGCTTACCTCGCCGATTACGGGCTCTGCCTGGCCCGCACCAACTGGGACGCCCCGAAACACCGCGGCCTGACCTGGTTCGCGGTACCGACGAACGCCCAGGGCGTCACCGTCCAGCGAATCAAGCAGATCAACGGCGACGCCGAGTTCTGCCAAGAGTTCTTCGACGACGTCGAGCTGACCGATGACGACATCGTCGGGCAGGTCAACGACGGCTGGACCGTCACCCAGACCATGCTGTACTTCGAACGCGGCGGCGGTGGCACCGCGACCGCCCACGCCGCACGGCCGATCGGAATCGCGCCCGATCTGGTAGAGCTCGCCACGGCGGCCGGCCGTCTCGGCGATCCACACGCTCGCGACCTCCTCGCCAAGGCCCATGTCGACGACCTGGTCCGCGCGGCGATGGCGCGCCGGGTGGGTGCACTGATGGCCGCAGATCCGGTCCGGGGCGCCAACATCGCTTCGTACGGCAAGCTCATGTCCGGCGTCTTCGATCCACGTCGGGCCGCGTTCGCGATGGAGCTCGCCGCCGACCACGCGGTCGTCTGGGAGAGCAGCGACTCCCCCGCCGCCGACGCCGCGACCGGGCTGCTGAACGGCAGGTTCATGTCGATCGCCGGCGGGACCTGCGAGATGCAACGCAACTCCATCTCCGAACGCGTGCTCGGGCTACCCCGCGAGCCGTCGTTCGACTCCCGCAAGCCGTTCCGCGACGTGCTCCGGGATGCCCAGAACTGGTCCGGCCGGGTCGGCTGA
- a CDS encoding class I adenylate-forming enzyme family protein, translating into MPLSESQPTADETTTALLRQARQTLTAPGTPFEILEEDVRGNRMPVFRHRIPSLSDLFQTSRRHDTRTYVVDGDVRLDFRTHAELVDALAAALQTEFRVRPGDRVALYAANRWEWIVCFWAITVAGAIPSAFNGWWSVDEFTAAARLVEPVLLIGDGPRLERAAESGLALRLLGMDEDLPAVLDRHRRLSPTPAPVSEDDPAMLIFTSGTTGRAKAVAVPHRAVSGHLQLVGLAETAARVAFFGQPVPAADDPVPVSDDVVLLTSPLFHVSMLYGAVFPTLAKGSQMVVVPGRFDPERVLRVIEQERVTMWMALGSAAPRLCASPALGRYDTSSVRVLGVGGAPVSPAVQRGLREAFPSASQALGMGYTSTEAGATVASINGPEYVAHPTSTGRVFPTTTVELRDPLGAPVPEGELGEVHVRSPYVMLGYWNDPDASAAVLKTGGWLAMGDMARLRSGLLYIDSRARDMILVSAENVSPTEVEYRLDEHPDVLEAAVFAVDDDLTGDAVCAVVVTGPTSSVGTAELTAWCRSGLAHYKVPTQWHLTQEPLPRTASGKLVKSILRDQLTNATIDS; encoded by the coding sequence ATGCCCCTCAGCGAATCACAACCCACAGCCGACGAAACGACTACCGCCCTGCTGCGGCAGGCACGTCAGACTCTCACCGCGCCCGGTACACCGTTCGAGATCCTCGAGGAGGACGTCCGGGGCAACCGGATGCCGGTGTTCCGCCATCGCATCCCCTCGTTATCCGACCTGTTCCAGACGTCGCGGCGACACGACACCCGCACGTACGTCGTCGACGGCGACGTGCGACTCGACTTCCGGACGCATGCGGAGCTGGTCGACGCGCTCGCGGCCGCCCTGCAGACGGAGTTCCGCGTGCGGCCCGGCGACCGGGTCGCGCTCTACGCCGCCAACCGTTGGGAGTGGATCGTCTGCTTCTGGGCGATCACCGTCGCCGGCGCGATCCCGAGCGCCTTCAACGGATGGTGGAGCGTCGACGAGTTCACCGCGGCCGCCCGCCTGGTGGAGCCGGTCTTACTGATCGGCGACGGACCTCGTCTCGAACGCGCGGCCGAGTCGGGGCTGGCGCTGCGCCTACTCGGAATGGACGAAGATCTCCCGGCCGTGCTGGATCGGCACCGCCGCCTGAGTCCCACGCCGGCGCCGGTCAGCGAGGACGACCCGGCGATGTTGATCTTCACCAGCGGCACGACCGGCCGGGCGAAAGCGGTCGCCGTGCCCCACCGGGCGGTGTCCGGACACCTCCAGCTGGTCGGCCTCGCCGAGACCGCGGCCCGGGTCGCGTTCTTCGGGCAGCCGGTGCCGGCCGCCGACGATCCGGTCCCGGTGAGCGACGACGTCGTCTTGCTGACGTCCCCGCTGTTCCACGTCTCGATGTTGTACGGCGCGGTCTTCCCCACGCTGGCCAAGGGATCCCAGATGGTTGTCGTCCCCGGCCGCTTCGACCCGGAACGCGTCCTCCGGGTGATCGAGCAGGAGCGAGTGACCATGTGGATGGCGCTCGGCAGTGCTGCCCCGCGGCTGTGCGCCTCCCCTGCTCTTGGACGCTACGACACCAGCAGTGTCCGTGTGCTCGGGGTCGGCGGCGCCCCGGTCAGCCCGGCGGTGCAGCGCGGCCTGCGGGAGGCGTTCCCCAGTGCGTCTCAGGCACTCGGCATGGGCTACACCAGCACCGAGGCCGGCGCCACGGTTGCGAGCATCAACGGGCCGGAGTACGTCGCTCATCCGACCTCGACCGGCCGGGTCTTCCCCACCACCACGGTCGAGCTGCGGGATCCCCTCGGCGCACCCGTCCCGGAGGGCGAACTCGGCGAGGTCCACGTCCGCAGCCCGTACGTGATGCTCGGCTACTGGAACGACCCGGATGCCTCCGCCGCGGTGCTCAAGACCGGAGGCTGGCTGGCGATGGGCGACATGGCGCGCCTCCGGAGCGGTCTGCTGTACATCGACTCCCGGGCCCGGGACATGATTCTCGTCAGTGCCGAGAACGTGTCCCCCACCGAGGTCGAGTACCGACTGGACGAGCATCCGGACGTGTTGGAAGCCGCCGTCTTCGCGGTCGACGACGACCTCACGGGCGACGCGGTGTGCGCCGTGGTGGTCACCGGGCCGACGAGCTCCGTGGGCACCGCAGAGCTGACCGCGTGGTGCCGCAGCGGCCTCGCCCACTACAAGGTGCCGACACAGTGGCACCTCACGCAAGAGCCGCTGCCACGGACGGCGAGCGGGAAACTCGTCAAAAGCATCCTGCGGGATCAGCTCACGAACGCGACGATCGACAGCTGA
- a CDS encoding TetR/AcrR family transcriptional regulator — protein MTDGLWPAAGLAEKAGPSDGDTAERLLDATERLMKQIGIGKTSMADVARAANVSRGTLYRYFDSRETLLDALSQRTTDRFFADAAAAMDASTGLAEQVGKFSETMIRALHPGPDQFGNSRTAMIRMLITQSPQALRRTSKFLRPYIQAALERGEVRTDLDVDDASEWLARMLLSFTVFQTSIAYEADDPESVSSFVQRYAIDGLTGA, from the coding sequence CGACGGCGACACGGCTGAGCGGTTGCTCGACGCGACCGAGCGTCTGATGAAGCAGATCGGCATCGGCAAAACGAGCATGGCCGACGTCGCGCGCGCGGCCAACGTCTCCCGCGGGACGCTGTACCGGTACTTCGACTCGCGCGAGACGCTGCTCGACGCCTTGTCGCAGCGCACGACCGATCGGTTCTTCGCGGACGCCGCCGCGGCGATGGACGCGAGCACCGGCCTCGCCGAGCAGGTCGGGAAGTTCTCGGAGACGATGATCCGGGCCCTTCACCCGGGCCCGGATCAGTTCGGCAACAGTCGGACGGCGATGATCCGGATGCTGATCACCCAGAGTCCTCAGGCGCTGCGCCGGACGTCGAAATTCTTGCGTCCCTACATCCAAGCCGCACTGGAACGCGGAGAGGTGCGGACGGACCTCGACGTCGACGACGCCAGCGAGTGGCTGGCCCGGATGCTCTTGTCGTTCACGGTGTTCCAGACCTCGATCGCGTACGAGGCCGACGATCCGGAGTCGGTGAGCTCGTTCGTGCAGCGGTACGCCATCGATGGCCTGACCGGGGCGTGA